A window from Polynucleobacter sp. MWH-UH25E encodes these proteins:
- the coxB gene encoding cytochrome c oxidase subunit II — MNLFGKVTRASLYLVAAFGTAFAYATENMPGGPAVNQLNFAAPATKIMQEIHWLHWMMLAICALIFVGVFGVMFYSILKHRKSLGHKSASFHESTLVEIVWTVIPLLIVIGMALPATKTVVAMKDTTNSDITIKTTGYQWKWGYDYIKGEGEGISFLSTLTTSREAINNLAPKSNTYLMEVDNEMVVPVGKKIRLITTANDVIHAWTIPAFGVKQDAIPGFVRDTWFKAETIGTFRGQCSELCGAEHAFMPIVVKVVSQDDYTAWVAQKKKEMGAAGDDPSKVYTLEEQKERGAKVYAANCAACHQPNGKGAGAFPALDGSKVVNGPKAGQFNILINGKNAMPKWAGVISDGDIAAVITYTRNSWGNKTGEVIQTQEIITARGGN, encoded by the coding sequence ATGAATTTATTTGGAAAAGTCACTAGGGCATCGCTCTATTTAGTAGCAGCCTTCGGCACTGCTTTTGCTTATGCAACAGAAAATATGCCAGGCGGCCCAGCTGTAAACCAGCTGAATTTCGCAGCCCCAGCAACCAAAATCATGCAAGAAATCCATTGGTTACACTGGATGATGCTCGCAATTTGCGCATTGATTTTTGTGGGTGTTTTTGGTGTGATGTTCTATTCGATTTTGAAGCATCGCAAATCACTCGGACATAAGTCAGCATCATTCCACGAGAGCACATTGGTGGAAATTGTATGGACAGTCATTCCGTTATTAATTGTTATTGGTATGGCCTTGCCTGCCACCAAAACAGTTGTGGCAATGAAAGACACTACCAACTCCGACATCACTATCAAGACCACTGGTTATCAGTGGAAATGGGGTTACGACTACATTAAGGGCGAGGGCGAAGGCATTAGCTTCTTGTCCACTCTCACAACTTCACGCGAAGCAATTAACAACCTCGCTCCAAAATCAAATACTTATTTGATGGAAGTCGATAACGAAATGGTTGTACCAGTTGGCAAGAAAATTCGTTTGATCACAACTGCAAATGACGTTATCCATGCCTGGACTATCCCAGCTTTTGGCGTTAAGCAAGATGCGATCCCAGGATTTGTTCGCGATACATGGTTCAAGGCAGAAACTATTGGCACATTCCGTGGTCAGTGTTCTGAGTTGTGCGGTGCAGAGCATGCGTTTATGCCAATCGTTGTCAAAGTAGTTTCACAAGATGACTACACCGCTTGGGTAGCACAGAAGAAAAAAGAAATGGGCGCTGCAGGTGATGATCCTTCCAAAGTTTATACATTGGAAGAGCAAAAAGAGCGTGGCGCGAAAGTCTACGCTGCTAACTGTGCCGCATGCCACCAGCCAAATGGAAAAGGTGCGGGCGCGTTCCCTGCCTTGGATGGTAGCAAAGTGGTGAATGGTCCTAAAGCTGGCCAATTCAACATTTTGATTAACGGTAAAAATGCAATGCCTAAGTGGGCTGGCGTAATTTCTGACGGCGATATCGCCGCTGTAATTACCTATACCCGTAACTCATGGGGTAATAAGACGGGTGAAGTCATTCAGACCCAAGAAATTATTACCGCACGTGGCGGCAACTAA
- a CDS encoding cytochrome c oxidase assembly protein, producing MTANQSANRQILLKLLIASVMMFGFGYALVPMYQALCKVTGINVVTSKNDYGVRAFSPNKVGNTQVDYSRKVTIEFDSNSRGPFTFKPLKNFLEVHPGEMTEIVYEVTNNLGRTVEAQAIPSYAPKSATEFFTKLECFCFQQQTLAAHEMKKMPVVFVIDAGLPQDVKTITLSYTFFELGVGVPPAGSTTPKSKGA from the coding sequence ATGACAGCCAATCAGTCTGCAAACCGTCAAATCTTACTGAAGCTACTAATCGCTTCAGTAATGATGTTTGGCTTTGGTTATGCGCTTGTGCCGATGTATCAAGCCTTATGTAAGGTGACCGGCATCAATGTGGTTACCAGTAAGAATGATTACGGAGTCAGAGCATTCAGTCCAAACAAGGTTGGTAATACTCAGGTTGATTACTCGCGTAAGGTAACAATCGAGTTTGATTCAAATAGTCGCGGACCGTTTACGTTTAAGCCTCTGAAAAACTTTTTAGAGGTTCATCCTGGTGAGATGACCGAGATTGTTTACGAAGTAACCAATAATTTAGGGAGAACGGTAGAGGCGCAGGCAATACCTAGTTATGCACCTAAGAGCGCCACTGAGTTCTTTACTAAATTAGAGTGTTTTTGTTTTCAGCAGCAAACATTGGCTGCTCATGAAATGAAAAAGATGCCGGTTGTTTTTGTGATCGATGCAGGCTTGCCGCAAGATGTCAAAACAATCACTTTGTCATACACCTTCTTTGAATTGGGTGTTGGCGTGCCGCCTGCTGGCTCTACAACTCCAAAGTCTAAAGGCGCATGA
- a CDS encoding ComF family protein — translation MAQYTQRPMRFLENLIQSISESVLPTACIVCQQYQSASICNQCLLMIYHNSLLHYECCYQCGIPLLATEINQQHCNTCIAQAPSFDQTICLDCYDGPLQEALHQFKYQKRLAYAHGLSEVWNAALASEIDDRSIDYLLPVPLSQKKLLARGFNQSWELAKRIQCGSHIQKLPYALKRFHHVEHQAAKNYSARRHDIRQMFYIDTKDIKRLDGKSVAVFDDVMTSGATLNEIARTLKMIGVARVSNWVLLRTTKLGI, via the coding sequence TTGGCTCAGTATACTCAGCGCCCCATGCGATTTCTAGAGAATCTTATTCAATCGATCAGCGAATCTGTTTTACCAACTGCATGCATCGTTTGCCAACAATATCAATCTGCAAGTATTTGCAATCAATGTCTACTCATGATTTATCACAACAGCCTTTTGCACTATGAGTGCTGTTATCAATGTGGAATTCCTCTACTAGCTACAGAGATTAACCAGCAGCATTGCAATACTTGTATTGCGCAAGCACCCTCATTTGATCAAACAATTTGCCTTGATTGTTATGACGGCCCGCTTCAAGAGGCACTCCATCAATTTAAGTACCAGAAACGTCTTGCGTATGCTCATGGACTAAGTGAGGTTTGGAATGCAGCACTTGCAAGCGAAATAGACGATCGATCAATTGATTATTTACTCCCCGTTCCATTGAGTCAGAAAAAATTACTCGCTCGCGGCTTCAACCAAAGCTGGGAGCTTGCAAAAAGAATTCAGTGCGGTAGCCACATACAGAAGTTACCTTATGCCCTGAAACGCTTCCATCATGTAGAACATCAAGCAGCTAAAAATTATTCTGCACGGCGACATGACATACGTCAGATGTTTTATATTGATACAAAAGATATCAAAAGGCTTGATGGTAAATCTGTTGCTGTTTTTGATGACGTTATGACAAGCGGTGCGACATTAAATGAGATTGCGCGCACCCTCAAAATGATTGGGGTAGCTCGAGTAAGCAATTGGGTTTTACTAAGAACCACTAAACTGGGCATATAA
- a CDS encoding heme A synthase: MPNFVLFLELALIAVVFAGLPLAYLWRRPGYSFFQRLNWVLVFMTFDLIVFGAFTRLTDSGLGCPDWPGCYGNSNPLHALGDIRQAEHLLPDGPVTVMKAWIEMIHRYLAMTVGALILVQVGVAFTKLKSLGKGPLLGSLGLLLLVCIQGAFGAWTVTLKLQPIIVSLHLILALFLLAALTAYAQQVWVEKNSSVRLLRVRPVPGFLWLTAFVILFCQIFLGAWVSTNYAVLACPDFPTCLGSAWPETNWQEGFTLWRQLGLNAQGEFISPVALQTIHWAHRLFACLVLAMLSLLAWRISHQSNPATENLNRFAKLLLSLLALQIITGISNVVFQWPLVAALLHTAGSAALVFCMVRIAYWTSWKRL, translated from the coding sequence ATGCCCAATTTTGTCTTGTTTTTGGAATTGGCTTTGATTGCAGTTGTATTTGCAGGATTGCCACTCGCCTATCTTTGGAGAAGACCTGGCTATAGCTTTTTTCAGCGACTCAATTGGGTCTTGGTATTTATGACTTTTGACTTGATTGTGTTTGGTGCCTTTACGCGTTTGACCGATTCTGGCTTAGGCTGTCCTGACTGGCCTGGTTGTTATGGCAACTCTAATCCCTTGCATGCCTTAGGAGATATTAGGCAGGCTGAACATCTTTTGCCGGATGGCCCTGTTACGGTGATGAAGGCGTGGATTGAAATGATTCACCGTTATTTGGCGATGACTGTTGGCGCTCTTATTTTGGTGCAGGTAGGGGTGGCGTTTACTAAGTTGAAGTCTTTGGGTAAAGGCCCGCTGTTGGGCAGCTTGGGTTTGTTGTTGCTGGTTTGTATACAGGGCGCCTTTGGTGCTTGGACAGTAACCCTGAAATTACAACCCATTATTGTTAGCCTTCATTTAATCCTGGCCTTGTTTTTATTGGCAGCTTTAACCGCTTACGCACAACAAGTTTGGGTTGAAAAAAATTCATCAGTACGGTTGCTGCGGGTAAGGCCTGTTCCTGGCTTTTTGTGGTTAACAGCCTTTGTCATTCTCTTTTGCCAAATTTTCTTGGGTGCTTGGGTGAGCACGAATTACGCAGTGTTGGCTTGCCCTGATTTTCCGACTTGTCTTGGTTCGGCTTGGCCTGAAACCAACTGGCAAGAAGGCTTTACGCTATGGCGTCAACTTGGCTTAAATGCGCAGGGCGAGTTTATTTCTCCGGTTGCTTTGCAAACTATTCATTGGGCACATCGTCTGTTTGCGTGCTTAGTTTTAGCCATGCTTTCTTTATTGGCCTGGCGGATATCGCACCAATCAAACCCAGCAACAGAGAATCTGAATCGTTTTGCAAAGCTCTTGCTTAGCTTACTTGCCTTACAGATTATTACTGGGATTTCAAATGTAGTTTTTCAGTGGCCCTTGGTCGCCGCCTTATTGCATACAGCAGGGTCTGCGGCTTTGGTATTCTGCATGGTCAGAATTGCTTATTGGACTTCTTGGAAGCGCCTATGA
- a CDS encoding NAD(P)H-dependent glycerol-3-phosphate dehydrogenase: MKVTLLGAGAWGTAMASQAARQLREEDVCLWSRSADQLKAIAQSGENQAYLPGISLPKNLCLESDFDAAVKRLGLDDLLVIATPMSGLSETIARVLKIASHSLNIVWLCKGLEPTTALLPHQVVEREDRLHSHGIQHAYGALSGPSFAHEVGSGMPCALTVASPSEHLCKIVQAAFHHGNMRVYSSDDLIGVELGGAVKNVLAIAAGIGDGLDLGLNARAAVLTRGLAEMMRLVKAAGGKSETCMGLTGVGDLILTATGNLSRNRRVGLELASGKSLHEILANLGHVAEGVLCAAAVGDLAKRLNVEMPITTMMGDVLAGKLQAQDAVKKLMGRDPKIES; encoded by the coding sequence ATGAAAGTGACACTGCTTGGCGCTGGCGCATGGGGGACCGCAATGGCCTCTCAAGCCGCCCGTCAGCTGCGTGAAGAAGATGTTTGCTTGTGGTCTCGAAGCGCTGATCAGTTAAAAGCAATTGCCCAGAGTGGCGAAAATCAAGCCTATCTACCAGGCATTTCTTTGCCAAAGAATCTTTGCCTTGAAAGTGATTTTGATGCAGCTGTAAAAAGACTGGGACTAGATGATCTATTGGTGATCGCGACTCCCATGTCAGGTTTGTCAGAAACCATTGCACGGGTTCTTAAGATAGCCAGTCATTCTTTAAATATTGTTTGGCTTTGTAAAGGACTAGAGCCAACAACAGCTTTATTGCCGCACCAGGTGGTTGAGCGTGAAGATCGACTCCATAGTCACGGTATTCAACATGCATATGGCGCACTATCAGGACCAAGTTTTGCCCATGAGGTTGGCTCCGGAATGCCTTGTGCGCTAACGGTTGCCAGTCCATCTGAGCATCTCTGCAAAATTGTTCAGGCCGCCTTTCATCATGGCAATATGCGCGTTTACTCAAGCGATGATTTGATTGGGGTTGAGTTAGGCGGTGCCGTTAAGAATGTTTTAGCCATTGCTGCTGGTATTGGTGACGGCCTAGATCTTGGTTTGAACGCACGTGCAGCTGTATTAACGCGTGGATTGGCTGAAATGATGCGTCTAGTAAAAGCTGCAGGCGGTAAATCAGAGACCTGCATGGGGCTTACGGGCGTTGGAGATTTAATTTTGACCGCCACGGGAAATCTTTCTCGCAATCGTCGCGTTGGCCTTGAGCTGGCATCAGGCAAGTCTTTACATGAAATTTTGGCGAATTTAGGACATGTTGCAGAGGGTGTTTTGTGTGCCGCTGCGGTGGGAGATCTTGCTAAGCGATTGAATGTTGAGATGCCCATTACCACCATGATGGGTGATGTGCTGGCAGGCAAACTTCAAGCGCAAGATGCTGTCAAAAAATTGATGGGGCGCGACCCCAAGATTGAATCGTAA
- a CDS encoding class I SAM-dependent methyltransferase yields the protein MTQSIRWLQDEIADRMLQKLDIVKLNVRDILVVPDYPADHHAAVARRFPDARIHSVIEDGSSRLQLWIAKARANWRSIFRRSKTSALAHLHTSNKFDIPDNSVDLVFSNLLLHDLADPKLFLQECWRVLREGGLVVFSYLGPDTGKELRAIQGGALKLKNLRSPWDMHDLGDALVSKRFSDPVMDMEYLTLDYEQPQLLLGDVEALNLANANPHVEAEISDLPQKLTLEIVYGHAWALGKHLAKSQDSVAYIDVNQIGRKTRTDSH from the coding sequence ATGACCCAATCCATCAGATGGTTACAAGATGAAATTGCAGATCGCATGCTGCAAAAACTCGACATCGTGAAGCTCAATGTTCGGGATATTTTGGTGGTCCCAGACTATCCAGCAGACCATCATGCGGCAGTGGCACGGCGTTTTCCAGATGCCCGCATTCATAGTGTTATTGAAGATGGATCTTCAAGACTGCAATTGTGGATTGCAAAAGCCCGTGCGAATTGGCGATCAATTTTTAGGCGCTCAAAAACAAGTGCACTTGCGCATCTTCACACTTCTAATAAATTCGATATTCCTGACAATTCTGTAGATTTGGTATTTAGTAATTTATTGCTGCATGATCTAGCGGATCCCAAATTGTTTTTACAAGAGTGTTGGCGCGTTTTGCGTGAGGGTGGACTCGTTGTGTTTAGCTATCTAGGCCCTGACACTGGAAAAGAGTTGCGCGCAATTCAGGGCGGCGCCTTGAAGTTGAAAAATTTAAGAAGTCCCTGGGATATGCATGATTTAGGGGATGCTTTGGTATCCAAGCGATTTTCAGACCCTGTAATGGATATGGAGTATCTGACTTTGGATTACGAACAACCTCAGCTTTTATTGGGGGATGTTGAAGCACTGAACTTGGCAAATGCAAACCCTCATGTAGAGGCTGAAATAAGCGATTTGCCCCAAAAACTGACCCTAGAAATTGTTTATGGACACGCTTGGGCCCTTGGAAAACACCTCGCTAAATCACAGGACAGCGTAGCCTATATTGATGTAAATCAAATTGGACGCAAGACTAGGACAGATTCTCATTAA
- a CDS encoding DUF2970 domain-containing protein yields the protein MEKKKSTFMQSMKAVMWGFLGVRKKSGLQEDVATLSFVHIIIAGVVGALIFMAILLLIVKAVVSH from the coding sequence ATGGAGAAAAAGAAAAGTACTTTTATGCAGTCTATGAAAGCCGTGATGTGGGGCTTCTTGGGTGTGCGTAAAAAGTCTGGTTTGCAGGAAGATGTAGCTACATTAAGTTTTGTGCACATTATCATTGCGGGTGTTGTTGGGGCCTTGATTTTTATGGCCATCCTGCTCTTGATAGTGAAAGCAGTTGTATCCCATTGA
- the trmL gene encoding tRNA (uridine(34)/cytosine(34)/5-carboxymethylaminomethyluridine(34)-2'-O)-methyltransferase TrmL, whose amino-acid sequence MFNIVLFEPEIPPNTGNIIRLCANTGAKLHLIEPLGFPMEDAKLRRAGLDYHEFASIAVHRNWAEFLKNESPEPHHLFALTTKGSSKFHEGKFQANDYFIFGSETKGITDEVRSSIPTENQLRLAMKDNSRSLNLSNTVAIVVYEAWRQNGFVGGK is encoded by the coding sequence ATGTTTAATATCGTTTTATTTGAACCAGAAATCCCGCCTAATACAGGCAACATCATTCGCCTGTGCGCCAACACAGGAGCAAAACTACACCTCATAGAGCCCTTGGGATTTCCAATGGAAGATGCAAAGTTAAGACGCGCTGGATTGGATTATCACGAGTTTGCAAGCATTGCAGTTCACCGAAATTGGGCTGAGTTCCTCAAGAATGAATCTCCTGAACCGCATCATCTATTTGCCTTAACCACCAAAGGCAGCAGCAAGTTTCATGAGGGCAAATTTCAAGCGAATGATTATTTTATTTTTGGCTCTGAAACAAAAGGCATTACCGATGAGGTTCGGAGTTCAATTCCAACCGAAAATCAACTGCGCCTGGCAATGAAAGATAACAGTCGCAGTCTAAATCTTTCAAATACTGTAGCAATTGTTGTTTATGAAGCGTGGCGCCAAAATGGATTCGTAGGCGGCAAATAA
- a CDS encoding cytochrome oxidase small assembly protein — translation MKQEFKSSSNQALAANNRRLGLILLSIAIVFFIGIVMKWSVLG, via the coding sequence GTGAAGCAGGAATTTAAATCGTCTTCCAATCAAGCCCTGGCTGCGAATAATCGCCGCTTAGGGCTGATTCTTTTGAGCATTGCCATCGTATTCTTTATTGGCATTGTGATGAAGTGGAGCGTTTTGGGTTAA
- a CDS encoding SURF1 family protein, with protein MNPKNSLFDVLVAKRAVATVSALLVIAIGCGAGIWQVSRAHSKIALAANLLARQQMPILNANANVWTLEESSERRMIARGRYLPEAAIWLDNRPQPVPAGGAGATAQAGFYLMMPFQLEGRDEVLWVNRGWAPRNRENREILPSIETPAGTLNIEGIVFAHPGKVYALGSEDPNVDINKPRIAQNFDLEREGQLHHWSQAPFILRQEETGVTDGLVREWAPLTTGVDRHYAYAFQWFALAFAGFVFWLAGGLRQYWRQSAAHGD; from the coding sequence TTGAATCCTAAAAATAGCCTCTTCGATGTCTTGGTAGCAAAGCGTGCAGTTGCTACTGTATCAGCCTTATTGGTGATTGCTATTGGTTGTGGCGCTGGAATTTGGCAAGTTAGCAGGGCGCATAGCAAGATCGCTCTGGCCGCTAATTTATTGGCACGTCAACAGATGCCAATTTTGAATGCGAATGCCAATGTATGGACTCTGGAAGAGTCTAGTGAGCGCCGCATGATTGCTCGCGGTAGATATCTTCCCGAGGCGGCAATATGGCTAGATAACCGCCCGCAACCGGTTCCCGCAGGAGGGGCTGGCGCAACCGCGCAAGCGGGTTTCTATTTGATGATGCCTTTTCAACTAGAAGGTCGTGATGAGGTGCTGTGGGTCAATCGCGGCTGGGCTCCGCGCAATCGCGAGAATCGAGAGATATTGCCAAGCATAGAGACGCCTGCTGGGACATTGAATATTGAAGGTATTGTTTTTGCTCACCCCGGAAAGGTGTATGCATTAGGTTCAGAGGACCCAAATGTGGATATAAATAAACCACGTATTGCGCAAAATTTTGATTTAGAGCGAGAGGGTCAGCTTCATCATTGGTCACAAGCCCCATTTATTTTGCGTCAAGAAGAGACGGGGGTTACTGATGGCCTAGTCCGAGAGTGGGCTCCTCTGACAACTGGGGTCGATCGCCATTATGCTTATGCCTTCCAGTGGTTTGCTTTGGCATTTGCGGGTTTTGTATTTTGGTTGGCTGGTGGTTTGCGTCAATATTGGCGTCAAAGTGCTGCACATGGGGATTGA
- a CDS encoding twin transmembrane helix small protein, producing MKWIIPVALLMIVISLGSALYFMMKDRGNSSRMVHSLMLRIGLSIALFLGILLAHYFGLIEATGIKVGTN from the coding sequence ATGAAGTGGATTATTCCTGTTGCACTACTCATGATTGTGATCAGTTTAGGCTCAGCCTTGTATTTCATGATGAAAGATCGTGGCAATAGCTCTCGAATGGTTCACTCACTGATGCTACGTATTGGCTTATCGATTGCCCTATTCCTGGGAATATTGCTGGCTCATTACTTTGGACTAATTGAAGCAACTGGAATCAAAGTGGGAACTAACTAA
- the ctaD gene encoding cytochrome c oxidase subunit I, which translates to MSTASTTHDHAHDHAHDDHTPHGWRRWLFATNHKDIGTMYLIFSFVSLLAGGVMALGIRLELFQPGLQFFRPEFFNQLTTMHGLVMVFGAIMPAFVGFANWMVPLQIGASDMAFARMNNFSFWILPVAATLLLSSFLAPGGAPSGGWTIYAPLTSQMGPGLDMGIFALHLLGASSIMGSINIIVTILNMRAPGMTLMKMPMFCWTWLITAYLLIAVMPVLAGAITMVLTDRHFGTSFFSAVGGGDPIMFQHIFWFFGHPEVYIMILPAFGIISEIVPAFSRKTLFGYSSMVYATASIAILSFIVWAHHMFATGMPVTGQLFFMYATMLIAVPTGVKIFNWVATMWKGSMTFETPMLWSVGFIFVFTMGGFTGLICAMAPIDIGIQDTYYIVAHFHYVLVAGSLFAMFAGFYYWCPKWTGRMASETRGKIHFWASMIFFNITFFPMHFLGLAGMPRRYADYPTQFADFNMIASIGALGFGLAQVYFLFCVALPAYRGHGEKAPAKPWEGAKGLEWTVPSPAPHHTFETPPNAEQLREAGI; encoded by the coding sequence ATGAGCACAGCCTCTACTACCCACGATCACGCACACGACCACGCGCATGATGATCACACGCCACATGGTTGGCGTCGTTGGTTGTTCGCAACCAACCACAAAGACATCGGTACGATGTATTTGATCTTCTCATTTGTCAGCTTGTTGGCAGGTGGCGTAATGGCTTTGGGAATTCGCTTGGAATTGTTCCAGCCAGGTTTGCAATTCTTCCGCCCTGAGTTTTTTAATCAGCTCACCACAATGCATGGTCTCGTGATGGTGTTTGGTGCGATCATGCCAGCGTTTGTAGGTTTCGCGAACTGGATGGTGCCTTTGCAAATTGGCGCATCCGATATGGCTTTTGCTCGTATGAATAACTTCAGCTTCTGGATTCTTCCGGTTGCAGCGACTTTATTGTTGAGCTCATTCCTTGCTCCTGGTGGCGCACCTTCTGGTGGTTGGACAATTTACGCACCTCTGACATCACAGATGGGCCCAGGCTTGGATATGGGTATTTTTGCCCTTCACTTATTGGGCGCTTCTTCCATCATGGGTTCGATCAACATCATCGTAACCATCTTGAATATGCGCGCTCCCGGCATGACATTGATGAAGATGCCAATGTTCTGCTGGACTTGGTTGATTACCGCTTACTTGTTGATTGCTGTGATGCCTGTATTGGCTGGCGCAATTACCATGGTGTTAACTGACCGTCACTTCGGTACATCATTCTTCTCCGCAGTAGGCGGTGGTGACCCAATTATGTTCCAACATATTTTCTGGTTCTTTGGTCACCCAGAGGTTTACATCATGATTCTGCCTGCGTTTGGCATCATCAGTGAAATCGTGCCCGCTTTCTCCAGAAAGACATTGTTTGGTTACAGCTCCATGGTGTATGCGACTGCATCTATTGCGATCTTGTCATTCATCGTTTGGGCTCACCACATGTTTGCAACAGGCATGCCAGTAACTGGTCAACTGTTCTTCATGTACGCAACGATGTTGATTGCCGTTCCTACAGGCGTGAAGATTTTTAACTGGGTAGCAACAATGTGGAAAGGTTCAATGACCTTTGAAACCCCAATGTTGTGGTCTGTTGGCTTTATTTTCGTATTCACGATGGGCGGCTTTACTGGTTTGATTTGTGCGATGGCGCCAATTGACATCGGCATTCAAGATACTTACTACATCGTTGCCCACTTCCACTACGTATTGGTGGCGGGCTCATTGTTTGCGATGTTTGCAGGTTTCTACTACTGGTGTCCTAAGTGGACAGGCCGTATGGCTAGCGAAACCCGTGGCAAGATCCATTTCTGGGCTTCCATGATTTTCTTTAACATCACTTTCTTCCCAATGCATTTCTTGGGTTTAGCGGGAATGCCACGTCGCTATGCAGACTATCCAACCCAGTTTGCTGACTTCAACATGATTGCCTCGATTGGTGCATTAGGCTTTGGATTAGCGCAGGTTTACTTCTTGTTCTGCGTAGCATTGCCTGCTTACCGCGGTCATGGCGAGAAGGCTCCGGCTAAACCATGGGAAGGTGCAAAAGGCCTTGAGTGGACAGTGCCTTCACCAGCGCCTCATCATACTTTTGAAACTCCTCCAAACGCTGAGCAGTTGCGTGAAGCAGGAATTTAA
- a CDS encoding cytochrome c oxidase subunit 3, translated as MSSNSTPYYFVPGLSRHPAMAAAGLIAFGYGMTGWVNHTSWGGALALVGVAWVLFVLYNWFGDTIAESNAGKNGVNVDISYRWSMAWFIFSEIMFFGAFFAALFYARNIAMPWMGDVESKLIWPDFQAVWPNDGPAGLVEKFTTMGPWPIPTINTLLLLSSGVTITIAHHALVENHMKKAVNFLAATVALGAIFLGFQAYEYYHAYHALNLKLTSGIYGSTFFMLTGFHGFHVFLGGTMLAIVLRRMIRGDFTAKHHFAFEGAAWYWHFVDVVWLGLYIAVYWM; from the coding sequence ATGTCATCCAATTCAACCCCTTACTATTTCGTCCCAGGATTGTCTCGCCATCCTGCTATGGCAGCGGCTGGCTTGATCGCCTTCGGCTATGGCATGACTGGTTGGGTTAACCATACCTCTTGGGGCGGAGCTCTAGCGCTTGTTGGCGTGGCTTGGGTTTTATTTGTTCTATATAACTGGTTTGGTGACACCATCGCGGAATCCAACGCTGGCAAGAACGGTGTGAACGTAGATATTTCCTATCGCTGGTCTATGGCGTGGTTCATTTTCTCTGAGATCATGTTCTTTGGCGCATTCTTTGCAGCCCTTTTCTACGCCCGCAACATTGCGATGCCTTGGATGGGCGATGTCGAGAGCAAATTGATTTGGCCTGATTTCCAAGCGGTTTGGCCTAATGATGGCCCTGCTGGTTTGGTTGAGAAATTCACCACTATGGGTCCATGGCCAATCCCAACGATTAATACACTTTTGTTGTTGAGCTCTGGTGTAACGATCACTATCGCTCACCACGCTTTAGTAGAAAACCACATGAAGAAAGCTGTTAACTTCTTGGCGGCTACTGTTGCTTTGGGTGCGATCTTCTTGGGCTTCCAGGCTTATGAGTACTACCATGCATACCATGCTCTGAATTTGAAATTGACTTCAGGTATTTATGGTTCAACATTCTTTATGTTGACTGGTTTCCACGGTTTTCACGTTTTCCTTGGCGGCACTATGTTGGCAATTGTCTTGCGCCGCATGATTCGTGGCGACTTTACGGCTAAGCATCATTTTGCGTTTGAAGGTGCAGCTTGGTATTGGCACTTTGTTGACGTTGTTTGGCTTGGTTTGTACATCGCTGTTTACTGGATGTAA